From a region of the Candidatus Brocadia sp. genome:
- a CDS encoding BrnT family toxin — protein sequence MRFEWDEKKRLRNLKKHGVDFADLERMFLGVTLTILDDRFDYEEHRFITFGLLNGVCPY from the coding sequence ATGAGATTCGAGTGGGACGAAAAGAAGAGGCTTAGAAATCTCAAAAAACACGGAGTTGACTTCGCTGATCTTGAACGAATGTTTTTAGGAGTAACACTAACAATCCTCGACGACCGCTTTGATTATGAGGAGCATCGTTTCATTACATTCGGATTATTGAACGGAGTTTGCCCATACTGA
- a CDS encoding NTP transferase domain-containing protein, with product MIQAIILAAGKSTRTWPLTLTKPKPLLKVMNKEILKHNLDALQGLVNEVIVIVGFKKEMIINEIGPKYGKLSIQYVEQKSQLGTGHAVKCVEDVIKNKFVVLGGDDIFSRKDIQACLRHKYAVLGCKVENPSRFGVFVLAGKEVRKVVEKPQTYVSDIANTGLYVFDKNVFNFKLKKSPRGEYEIIDYINELVTDEKVVCETVKGHWLSVGYPWDLIQVNNVLVSEIKDEIKGKIEKHVTVKGKIHVGKGTVILSGTYIDGNVVIGENCVIGPNCFLRGNTTIGNNCHIGQAVEIKNSIIMDKARVPHLSYVGDSVVGENSNLGAGTITANLRHDNKNVKSEVKDELIDTGRRKFGAIIADDVHTGINTTIYPGRKLWPGVGTGPGEIVDKDKKV from the coding sequence ATGATACAAGCAATAATATTGGCTGCGGGAAAAAGCACAAGGACGTGGCCACTGACGTTAACGAAGCCGAAACCATTACTGAAGGTAATGAACAAGGAGATACTCAAGCATAATCTGGATGCGTTGCAGGGCTTGGTGAACGAGGTGATTGTAATCGTCGGATTTAAAAAGGAGATGATTATAAACGAGATAGGCCCTAAATACGGGAAGTTAAGTATCCAGTATGTAGAGCAAAAATCACAACTAGGTACGGGGCATGCCGTGAAGTGTGTTGAAGATGTGATTAAAAATAAATTTGTCGTTTTGGGTGGTGACGATATCTTTTCCCGGAAAGACATACAGGCATGCCTAAGGCATAAATACGCTGTTTTGGGATGCAAGGTTGAAAACCCAAGCAGGTTCGGTGTCTTTGTTTTGGCAGGCAAAGAGGTGAGAAAGGTCGTTGAAAAACCCCAAACATATGTGTCGGATATAGCGAATACGGGATTATATGTCTTTGATAAAAATGTGTTCAACTTCAAGCTCAAAAAAAGTCCGCGAGGAGAGTATGAAATCATTGACTACATCAATGAGCTTGTTACAGACGAGAAAGTTGTCTGTGAAACGGTAAAAGGGCATTGGTTGTCGGTAGGATACCCATGGGATTTAATTCAGGTAAATAACGTTTTAGTCTCCGAAATAAAAGATGAGATAAAGGGAAAAATAGAGAAGCACGTTACCGTAAAAGGGAAGATACATGTAGGAAAAGGGACGGTAATCTTATCGGGGACGTATATAGATGGGAATGTTGTTATTGGCGAAAACTGCGTTATAGGACCGAACTGTTTTTTAAGAGGGAATACCACTATCGGAAATAATTGTCACATTGGACAGGCGGTTGAGATAAAAAATAGTATCATTATGGACAAGGCAAGAGTCCCCCATCTTTCTTATGTTGGGGATAGCGTGGTTGGAGAAAATAGCAATCTGGGCGCTGGCACGATAACGGCTAATTTAAGGCATGATAATAAAAATGTGAAATCTGAAGTGAAAGATGAGCTTATTGATACCGGCAGAAGGAAGTTTGGGGCTATAATCGCCGATGATGTTCACACTGGCATAAATACAACCATCTATCCGGGAAGAAAGCTTTGGCCAGGAGTGGGCACAGGGCCTGGCGAGATCGTTGATAAAGACAAGAAGGTTTAA
- a CDS encoding BrnT family toxin translates to MELNFEWDEEKAKAKFRKHKVSFGEATTVFIDPLSITICDPNHSIDEQRYIDIGSSENGRVLVVVYTERGFNIRIISCRKATASERKLYRNGNFMKKGNDKIVPAEGNNMRTEYDFTGGVRGKHYKTMQNGYTVSIHKADGTTVVKEVMPKKGAVIIEPDIRAYFPDSESVNRALRCLIPLLSKKRKAKTKKA, encoded by the coding sequence ATGGAACTGAACTTTGAGTGGGATGAAGAAAAAGCTAAAGCGAAATTCAGAAAACACAAAGTCAGTTTTGGTGAAGCCACAACAGTTTTCATTGATCCTTTATCAATTACGATATGTGATCCTAACCACTCGATAGATGAGCAACGGTATATTGACATCGGTAGTTCTGAGAACGGACGTGTGCTGGTAGTGGTTTACACCGAACGGGGCTTTAACATACGTATTATCAGTTGCCGTAAGGCAACCGCATCGGAACGGAAACTTTATCGGAACGGAAACTTTATGAAGAAGGGAAATGACAAGATAGTACCTGCGGAGGGCAACAATATGCGTACCGAATACGATTTTACGGGTGGAGTGCGGGGTAAGCATTACAAAACCATGCAAAATGGATATACGGTTTCTATTCATAAGGCAGATGGAACAACGGTAGTTAAAGAAGTTATGCCAAAAAAGGGAGCCGTTATTATTGAACCGGATATCCGAGCATATTTCCCAGATTCGGAGTCTGTAAATAGGGCTTTACGTTGTTTGATTCCACTGCTATCCAAAAAGCGCAAAGCAAAGACAAAGAAAGCCTAA
- a CDS encoding DUF296 domain-containing protein, whose product MEYRKIKHTFYIRIDKGEDVTDSIKDVCRREKIQAGYFQGIGACDLAVLATYIPGKNDFTDHTISGMLEMVSLMGNITTDNNNEPFLHSHASFSYLNQNGVVVITGGHLKEAHISYTGEIILNAADEKIDRMMDPKTGIEIWKLSC is encoded by the coding sequence ATGGAATACAGAAAAATAAAGCACACATTTTATATCCGCATAGATAAAGGAGAAGACGTTACTGACAGCATAAAAGATGTTTGCAGGCGGGAAAAAATTCAGGCAGGTTATTTCCAGGGAATTGGCGCTTGCGACTTAGCTGTTCTTGCCACCTATATTCCGGGAAAAAACGACTTTACTGACCATACTATTTCCGGCATGCTTGAAATGGTTTCTCTCATGGGAAACATTACTACCGATAATAATAACGAGCCATTTCTTCACAGCCATGCCAGTTTTTCTTACTTAAATCAGAATGGAGTTGTTGTAATAACAGGCGGACATCTTAAAGAAGCACATATCAGTTATACAGGGGAAATTATCTTAAATGCGGCTGATGAAAAGATTGACAGAATGATGGACCCTAAAACCGGAATTGAGATATGGAAATTATCGTGTTGA
- a CDS encoding GMC family oxidoreductase N-terminal domain-containing protein, translating to MKYRKIKTLVASLLAAYTGYYSTYAGEKAPVEHFTRAAAHEDILTAPQVAKKQFDFIVVGAGVAGSVLAARLSEDSSKQVLLIEAGGENPYDIGRSQGAFFLTWGSDKNWAYQTTPQVALGERVIDQPRGRAVGGSSTINVGAWLRGRPEDYDAWELAGAKGWNAKSALEAYLNVEATERGPSDVRGNNGPILMSDIPTPTQLSDRLLDAYVEAGLGAKGDSNGKYPFVADRYQTLFVKGVRQSIADAFLTSKVRSRNNFTLLTNSHVTRVIVEKARVIGVEVSTKEGKYIIKATAEVILSCGVFNTPQILMLSGIGPRKHLEELGIPVVADIPAVGDNLQDHICAHVYTLAERGVKGSVPLDLSDAAVQEWLTTHGGPASYFAENGVAWASLDGNKVPDFELLLSYNTANAKFANLPDASERSGVTIGVVLLQPRSSGTVRLASTDPFTKPIIDPQYLSNSEDVKTLKQGLRIAHKLVSTPGLKPWAEAIFPAPTASDGELEKHIRNDVATVYHAIGTARMGSVDDPNTVVDPALRVKGIKGLRVADASVMPKLIRGHTMAPSVYIGYRAADLILKGSDF from the coding sequence ATGAAATACAGAAAAATTAAGACACTGGTTGCTTCGTTATTGGCAGCATATACAGGATATTATTCCACCTATGCAGGAGAAAAAGCACCTGTTGAACATTTTACAAGAGCCGCTGCACATGAAGATATCCTTACCGCTCCCCAGGTAGCCAAAAAACAATTTGATTTTATCGTGGTAGGCGCTGGAGTTGCAGGCTCGGTCTTAGCTGCCCGACTAAGCGAAGATTCTTCAAAGCAGGTATTATTAATTGAAGCAGGGGGTGAAAATCCATACGACATTGGTCGTAGCCAGGGAGCATTCTTCCTTACCTGGGGTAGTGATAAAAATTGGGCTTACCAAACCACTCCGCAGGTAGCGCTTGGTGAACGTGTTATTGATCAGCCGAGAGGGCGGGCCGTGGGAGGGTCAAGCACGATAAATGTGGGTGCATGGCTGCGTGGGCGTCCCGAGGATTATGATGCCTGGGAACTTGCTGGCGCTAAAGGTTGGAATGCAAAATCTGCACTGGAAGCCTATCTTAATGTAGAAGCAACTGAGCGAGGTCCAAGTGATGTGCGTGGGAACAATGGGCCCATCCTTATGTCAGATATACCAACGCCAACCCAACTGTCTGACCGGCTGCTTGATGCATATGTTGAGGCAGGCTTGGGCGCTAAGGGAGACTCTAACGGAAAGTATCCGTTTGTCGCTGATCGCTACCAAACACTATTTGTAAAAGGAGTGCGGCAATCTATTGCTGATGCATTTTTAACGTCAAAGGTGCGGTCGCGAAACAATTTTACCCTTTTAACCAACAGTCATGTAACCAGGGTGATTGTGGAAAAGGCTAGGGTTATCGGGGTAGAAGTAAGTACAAAAGAGGGTAAGTATATTATAAAAGCCACAGCAGAAGTTATTTTATCATGTGGAGTATTTAATACTCCGCAAATTCTCATGCTGTCTGGTATTGGCCCAAGGAAACATCTTGAAGAACTTGGGATACCGGTTGTTGCCGATATTCCTGCCGTTGGGGATAATTTACAAGACCATATTTGCGCGCATGTGTACACGTTAGCTGAACGTGGGGTGAAAGGATCAGTTCCGCTCGACCTTAGTGACGCCGCAGTTCAAGAGTGGCTTACAACACATGGTGGGCCAGCCAGCTATTTTGCCGAAAATGGTGTCGCGTGGGCATCACTCGATGGAAACAAGGTGCCCGATTTTGAATTGTTACTTTCTTACAATACAGCGAATGCGAAATTCGCAAATCTTCCTGACGCCTCTGAACGTTCCGGTGTAACCATTGGCGTTGTGTTGTTGCAGCCGCGCAGCTCAGGTACGGTTCGCCTTGCTTCGACTGACCCCTTTACAAAACCCATTATTGATCCGCAATATTTAAGTAATTCGGAAGATGTGAAAACATTGAAGCAAGGTCTGCGTATTGCGCACAAACTTGTTTCCACACCAGGACTCAAACCTTGGGCTGAGGCTATTTTCCCGGCTCCTACTGCGTCTGATGGTGAACTGGAGAAACACATTCGTAATGATGTTGCAACAGTCTACCACGCAATTGGAACTGCGCGCATGGGAAGCGTTGATGATCCAAACACTGTTGTGGATCCCGCGTTACGTGTAAAGGGAATAAAGGGATTGCGTGTTGCAGATGCGTCGGTTATGCCTAAATTAATTAGAGGACATACCATGGCACCATCGGTTTATATTGGTTACCGGGCGGCAGATTTAATACTAAAGGGATCTGATTTCTAA
- a CDS encoding dioxygenase, giving the protein MNNQRRALFLSHGGGPLPLLGDDAHSEMVSCLKEIAETISRPSAIIVVSAHWEAGSATVTSGANPGLIYDYSGFPPESYEIKYPCSGNPPLASSITKQLGKAGINASSDSARGFDHGLFVPLKIMYPEADIPCVQLSLIKGLDPLAHIKLGRALQDLADQSLLLIGSGFSFHNMKAFFAPNTVDSMNANKSFERWLIDTCSNQNISEEERTERLVNWEAAPSARYCHPREEHLLPLQVCYGFAASACTESFELQILNKESSMYLWEHES; this is encoded by the coding sequence ATGAATAATCAGCGTCGAGCGTTGTTCTTATCTCACGGGGGTGGCCCACTGCCACTTCTTGGTGACGATGCTCATTCCGAAATGGTCTCTTGCCTGAAAGAAATCGCTGAAACGATTTCTCGACCTTCAGCTATTATCGTCGTCAGTGCCCACTGGGAGGCTGGAAGCGCAACAGTTACTTCGGGTGCAAACCCAGGCTTGATTTACGATTATAGCGGTTTTCCGCCCGAGTCCTATGAAATCAAGTATCCCTGCTCTGGTAACCCGCCCCTGGCTAGTTCCATAACCAAGCAACTTGGAAAAGCAGGCATCAATGCCAGCTCTGACAGCGCCAGAGGTTTCGATCACGGGCTATTCGTGCCATTGAAGATCATGTATCCGGAAGCAGATATACCTTGTGTGCAATTGTCACTAATCAAAGGACTTGATCCTCTAGCACACATAAAACTGGGGCGTGCCCTACAAGACTTGGCCGATCAATCATTGCTACTAATTGGTTCAGGGTTTTCCTTCCACAATATGAAAGCTTTTTTCGCACCGAATACAGTAGATTCTATGAATGCGAATAAATCGTTTGAGCGTTGGCTGATAGACACTTGTTCGAATCAAAACATTTCGGAAGAAGAAAGAACGGAAAGGTTAGTAAATTGGGAGGCTGCACCCTCCGCCCGCTATTGCCATCCGAGAGAAGAACATTTATTGCCGCTTCAGGTCTGTTATGGGTTTGCCGCATCTGCTTGTACAGAATCTTTTGAATTGCAAATTCTCAACAAAGAATCGAGCATGTACTTGTGGGAGCATGAAAGCTAA
- the glmM gene encoding phosphoglucosamine mutase, whose amino-acid sequence MEKLFGTDGIRGIANRFPMTPEFVVNIGKATAHVFKEKYGKKRPKLVIGRDTRLSGCMIESALTSGILSVGADVFLVGHMPTPAIAHITKSLNVDAGMVISASHNPAADNGIKIFSGDGYKLSDEVEEEIEKYIVAEKVNTEQITGGFIGSAHGVDDAKGRYIEFAKASVKGMSLQGLKIVLDCANGAAYNTAPHILRELGAEVIVLNDKPDGLNINLNCGALHPEIMMEVVKKEKADIGIALDGDADRVIVCDEKGNNVDGDHIIAICAIHLKEKGILKKNCVVTTIMTNKGFDIAMDEKGIHVVKTKVGDRYVIDEMRKKGYVLGGEQSGHIIFSNHTTTGDGIISALQLLGIMKEKGEKLSKLATCMKSLPQVLVNVKVKEKRDIDTMEVKRDIRKAEEKLGAKGRVLVRYSGTENLCRVMIEGEQKKEIQRMANEIAQGIKNEIGG is encoded by the coding sequence ATGGAAAAATTATTTGGAACAGATGGCATACGAGGTATAGCAAATAGATTCCCCATGACGCCTGAATTCGTGGTGAACATAGGAAAGGCCACTGCCCACGTCTTCAAGGAAAAATACGGGAAGAAAAGGCCTAAACTTGTTATAGGGAGAGACACCAGACTGAGTGGCTGTATGATAGAAAGTGCGTTGACATCCGGGATTTTATCCGTAGGCGCTGATGTCTTCCTTGTCGGTCATATGCCAACACCTGCCATTGCCCATATAACAAAATCGTTGAATGTCGATGCAGGTATGGTAATCAGCGCTTCCCATAATCCAGCCGCAGATAATGGAATAAAGATTTTTAGTGGCGATGGCTATAAGTTGTCCGATGAGGTCGAAGAAGAAATTGAAAAATATATTGTAGCGGAAAAGGTAAATACAGAACAGATAACAGGTGGTTTCATAGGAAGTGCACACGGTGTTGATGATGCAAAAGGAAGGTATATAGAATTTGCAAAGGCTTCGGTAAAAGGCATGAGTTTGCAGGGATTAAAGATTGTCTTAGATTGCGCCAACGGCGCCGCATACAATACCGCACCACATATATTGAGAGAGTTAGGCGCAGAAGTCATTGTGCTCAACGACAAGCCGGACGGACTGAACATAAACCTGAATTGCGGGGCGCTGCATCCTGAAATAATGATGGAAGTGGTGAAAAAAGAGAAGGCAGATATTGGAATAGCATTGGACGGCGATGCAGACAGGGTTATCGTTTGTGATGAAAAGGGAAACAACGTCGACGGCGATCATATCATTGCTATATGCGCAATTCACCTGAAAGAGAAAGGTATCTTGAAGAAAAATTGCGTTGTTACCACAATCATGACGAACAAAGGGTTTGATATTGCCATGGACGAAAAGGGTATCCATGTTGTCAAGACAAAGGTGGGAGACAGGTACGTCATTGATGAGATGAGAAAAAAAGGATATGTTTTGGGTGGGGAACAGTCCGGGCATATCATATTCTCAAATCATACCACTACCGGTGACGGAATAATCTCTGCCTTACAATTACTGGGAATTATGAAAGAAAAAGGGGAGAAACTAAGTAAGTTAGCGACATGTATGAAATCTTTGCCTCAGGTACTCGTGAACGTTAAAGTAAAAGAGAAAAGGGATATCGACACTATGGAAGTAAAGAGGGATATCAGGAAGGCAGAGGAAAAATTAGGAGCAAAGGGAAGGGTGCTCGTCAGGTATTCAGGGACAGAGAATTTATGCAGGGTCATGATTGAAGGTGAGCAGAAAAAAGAAATCCAAAGAATGGCAAATGAAATAGCCCAGGGTATAAAAAATGAAATCGGTGGTTAA
- a CDS encoding BrnA antitoxin family protein, whose protein sequence is MKSFGLSPQEKQQEMKKRDILKKSQTDWDRIKKMNDEEIDFSDIPEIGPEKFAKAMVRKGLKTSSGKVLLTLRIDEDVVSWFRKRGRGYQTKINALLRAYMEAHK, encoded by the coding sequence ATGAAGTCATTCGGTTTATCTCCGCAAGAAAAGCAACAAGAAATGAAGAAAAGAGATATTTTGAAGAAATCGCAGACTGATTGGGACCGAATTAAAAAAATGAATGATGAAGAGATAGACTTTTCTGACATTCCCGAAATCGGACCAGAAAAGTTTGCAAAGGCGATGGTAAGAAAGGGATTAAAAACGAGCTCAGGTAAAGTGCTACTAACATTAAGAATAGATGAGGATGTAGTAAGTTGGTTCAGAAAACGAGGCCGAGGCTATCAAACGAAAATTAATGCATTACTGAGAGCGTATATGGAGGCTCATAAATAA
- a CDS encoding DUF2283 domain-containing protein translates to MDKTKMAYFKEDDILHIVISEEKESDSIELSPNITAELNESGELIGIEILEASSFLRDSILESSQAKILKLKKPYNKLVEVTPL, encoded by the coding sequence ATGGATAAAACAAAGATGGCATATTTTAAAGAGGACGATATTCTGCATATAGTTATCTCTGAAGAAAAAGAATCAGATAGCATTGAGTTAAGTCCCAATATTACGGCTGAGTTGAATGAAAGCGGTGAATTAATTGGTATAGAAATATTAGAGGCAAGTTCTTTTCTTCGTGATTCAATATTGGAATCTTCGCAAGCCAAAATACTTAAATTAAAAAAACCGTATAATAAACTAGTCGAAGTGACGCCTTTATAA
- the nth gene encoding endonuclease III, producing MPEERVKKILSLLEKAYPHAALVLHYKNPLELLVATILAAQCTDERVNKVTETLFKKYKSAKDYASTEPDVFEQEIRSTGFYRNKARNIIACGEELVERFGGKVPDTMEDLVTLSGVGRKTASVLLGNVFGKPAMAVDTHVFRVSHRLEFAKANDPDKVEQELCKIIPQDKWMRSCLVMGTHGRRTCIARKPICNACVIEKLCNSPDKTYHSK from the coding sequence ATGCCAGAAGAACGAGTTAAAAAGATACTATCACTCCTCGAAAAGGCATACCCGCATGCCGCGCTTGTCCTGCATTATAAGAACCCCCTGGAATTGCTCGTAGCAACAATCCTTGCCGCACAGTGTACCGACGAGCGGGTCAATAAGGTAACGGAGACGCTCTTCAAAAAATACAAGTCAGCAAAGGATTACGCCAGTACAGAACCAGACGTTTTTGAACAAGAAATCCGTTCTACCGGTTTCTACAGGAATAAGGCAAGGAATATCATTGCCTGTGGTGAGGAACTTGTCGAAAGATTTGGGGGCAAGGTGCCTGATACTATGGAAGACCTCGTGACTCTGTCCGGGGTTGGCAGAAAGACGGCCAGCGTGCTCCTGGGCAATGTCTTTGGCAAGCCAGCCATGGCCGTTGATACCCATGTCTTTCGCGTCTCTCATCGCCTGGAATTTGCCAAAGCCAACGACCCTGATAAGGTCGAACAGGAACTCTGTAAGATCATCCCACAGGATAAATGGATGAGGTCATGCCTTGTCATGGGCACTCATGGCCGGCGCACCTGCATTGCCCGAAAACCCATCTGTAATGCATGCGTGATTGAAAAGCTCTGCAACTCGCCAGACAAAACCTACCATAGCAAGTAA
- the ltrA gene encoding group II intron reverse transcriptase/maturase codes for MLTTPEKIRILQRKLYRKAKQEPTYRFYALYDKVFRADILSHAYTLVRANKGSAGIDGVTFEAIEEREGVSAFLAELQEALRSKTYQASPVKRVMIPKTDGTERPLGIPTIRDRVAQMAVKLVIEPIFEADFCECSYGFRPKKSAHDAVDDVAYTLNKGYTEIIDADLSKYFDTIPHAKLMAVVAERISDGEILHLIKTWLKAPVIEKGRDGKQRNIGGGKGNRKGTPQGGVISPLLANLYLHLLDRIWERHRLEKKLGARLVRFADDFVVLCRQGTEQPMAITKRVLDKLGLTLNEAKSRVVDAMKEGFTFLGFELQKRKNWRTGKSYPHVQPSKKSLKKIKDHITALTSRNRSPLPFEAIVKEVNTALIGWTGYFHYRNCSRVLKQVREHAQFRLRIHLYRRHKIRDRKTGLKRYTNSMLYERYGLYKVPTTAVWR; via the coding sequence ATGCTAACAACCCCGGAAAAGATCAGGATACTACAGAGGAAGCTATACCGAAAGGCCAAGCAAGAACCAACCTACCGCTTCTACGCCCTCTATGACAAGGTATTCCGGGCAGACATCCTCAGTCATGCTTACACCCTTGTCCGTGCCAACAAAGGGAGCGCCGGGATAGACGGCGTAACCTTCGAGGCCATCGAGGAAAGAGAAGGGGTATCCGCCTTTCTGGCGGAACTGCAAGAAGCACTCAGGAGCAAGACCTATCAAGCAAGCCCTGTAAAACGAGTAATGATACCCAAGACGGACGGAACGGAACGCCCGTTAGGCATTCCCACCATCCGTGACAGGGTAGCGCAGATGGCCGTAAAACTGGTCATAGAACCCATTTTTGAAGCCGATTTCTGCGAATGTTCATACGGGTTCAGGCCGAAGAAATCTGCCCACGATGCCGTAGATGACGTAGCATATACCCTCAACAAGGGATATACCGAAATCATAGACGCCGACCTGTCCAAATACTTTGACACCATCCCCCATGCCAAGCTTATGGCTGTGGTAGCAGAGCGCATCAGTGACGGTGAGATACTGCACCTGATAAAGACGTGGCTCAAGGCTCCGGTCATAGAAAAAGGCAGAGACGGAAAACAAAGGAACATCGGCGGAGGTAAAGGGAACCGGAAAGGCACACCTCAAGGAGGAGTAATCTCACCGTTACTAGCCAATCTCTACCTGCACCTCCTGGACAGGATATGGGAGAGACATCGACTGGAGAAGAAACTCGGAGCCAGATTAGTACGCTTTGCCGATGACTTTGTCGTACTGTGCAGGCAAGGAACTGAACAGCCAATGGCGATAACAAAGCGGGTGCTGGACAAACTGGGACTGACGTTAAACGAGGCAAAGAGCCGTGTAGTAGACGCCATGAAAGAGGGATTTACCTTTCTTGGGTTTGAACTTCAAAAGAGGAAGAATTGGCGCACGGGGAAGAGTTATCCCCATGTTCAGCCGTCGAAGAAATCTCTCAAGAAGATAAAAGACCACATTACGGCACTTACCAGCAGGAACAGGTCCCCTCTACCGTTTGAAGCGATAGTCAAAGAGGTGAATACGGCACTGATAGGATGGACAGGATACTTCCATTATCGCAATTGCAGCAGAGTCCTCAAGCAAGTAAGAGAACACGCTCAATTCCGGCTTCGGATACACCTGTACAGACGTCATAAAATCAGAGACAGGAAGACAGGGCTTAAGCGATACACAAACAGCATGTTATATGAGAGATATGGTCTTTACAAAGTGCCGACCACAGCGGTATGGAGATAG
- the tnpA gene encoding IS200/IS605 family transposase, with product MSRFRKVSHTLWHCQYHILWTPKYRLRILTGQVAEEVNRCIRAFSEQKGCKVIELNVQIDHVHLIAMVVPKISISEFVGIVKGRTAIRIFNKCRHLKQKPYWGNHFWSRGYCVDTVGLDEEKVRKYVKYQEQKERQEEQKNFKR from the coding sequence ATGAGTCGATTTCGCAAAGTATCGCATACGCTATGGCATTGTCAATATCATATTCTGTGGACGCCAAAATATCGTTTAAGAATTCTCACAGGGCAAGTAGCGGAAGAAGTAAACAGGTGTATAAGAGCATTCTCAGAGCAAAAAGGTTGTAAAGTAATAGAATTGAATGTGCAGATAGACCATGTTCATCTGATAGCGATGGTAGTACCCAAGATATCGATATCAGAATTTGTGGGAATAGTGAAAGGTAGAACAGCGATACGAATATTTAATAAGTGTCGGCATTTGAAGCAGAAGCCGTATTGGGGAAATCACTTTTGGTCAAGGGGGTACTGTGTAGATACAGTGGGATTAGATGAAGAAAAGGTGCGTAAATACGTGAAATATCAAGAGCAGAAAGAACGCCAAGAAGAACAAAAGAATTTTAAAAGGTAA